One region of Streptomyces davaonensis JCM 4913 genomic DNA includes:
- a CDS encoding NAD(P)/FAD-dependent oxidoreductase: MTSNTRVVVIGAGLAGVRLARRLGELGTSALLIGEEEHRPYNRVLLAEVLAGRYAPEVIALPTPQGLLRTRVTGIDREGRVVECADGSKIAYDTLVLATGSNPVLPPLRGLFTPDHVLPEGVHAFRTMDDCLGLSKAVRPGVRAVVIGGGLLGVSAARALAVRGAQVVLAQQSERLMERQLDPGASKLVLRHLKDLGVEVHTECRVRDVRCVGGAVRSVEMSDGYALDADLVVLACGVHPKVGLAKEAGLAVHKGVLVDDELRTSDPHIRAIGDCAQHDGTLYGLATPALEQAEALAELLAGDPGARYTGTRALTRLTLHGNTAFDLAAFGETEALPGDDVVQLTDATRGTYRKVVVRDDRVVGGVLVGELGTVGALARAWEGAEPLPSDGAPLLHLLTNDGGS, encoded by the coding sequence ATGACCTCGAATACGCGTGTGGTGGTGATCGGCGCCGGGCTCGCGGGCGTACGGCTCGCCCGGCGGCTCGGCGAGCTCGGCACGTCCGCGCTGCTGATCGGCGAGGAGGAGCACCGACCCTACAACCGGGTGCTGCTCGCCGAGGTGCTGGCCGGGCGGTACGCCCCCGAGGTGATCGCGCTGCCCACCCCGCAGGGGCTGCTCCGCACCCGGGTCACCGGCATCGACCGGGAGGGGCGCGTCGTCGAGTGCGCGGACGGCTCGAAGATCGCATACGACACGCTGGTGCTCGCCACCGGCTCCAACCCGGTGCTGCCGCCGCTGCGCGGTCTGTTCACTCCCGATCATGTGCTTCCCGAGGGCGTGCACGCCTTCCGCACCATGGACGACTGCCTCGGCCTGTCCAAGGCGGTACGGCCTGGAGTGCGGGCGGTCGTCATCGGCGGCGGGCTGCTCGGGGTCTCCGCGGCGCGCGCGCTCGCGGTGCGCGGCGCCCAGGTCGTCCTCGCCCAGCAGTCCGAGCGGCTCATGGAGCGCCAGCTCGACCCGGGCGCCTCCAAGCTGGTGCTGCGGCATCTGAAGGACCTCGGCGTCGAGGTGCACACCGAGTGCCGGGTGCGCGACGTGCGCTGCGTCGGCGGCGCGGTCCGCTCGGTGGAGATGTCCGACGGCTACGCCCTCGACGCCGATCTGGTGGTGCTGGCCTGCGGGGTGCACCCGAAGGTCGGGCTCGCCAAGGAGGCCGGGCTGGCCGTCCACAAGGGCGTCCTCGTCGACGACGAGCTGCGCACCTCCGACCCGCACATCCGGGCGATCGGCGACTGCGCCCAGCACGACGGCACGCTCTACGGCCTCGCCACCCCGGCCCTCGAACAGGCCGAGGCGCTGGCGGAGCTGCTCGCCGGTGACCCCGGCGCCCGCTACACCGGCACCCGGGCCCTGACCCGGCTCACCCTGCACGGCAACACCGCCTTCGACCTCGCCGCGTTCGGCGAGACCGAGGCGCTTCCGGGCGACGACGTCGTCCAGCTCACCGACGCCACCCGCGGCACCTACCGCAAGGTCGTCGTCCGCGACGACCGCGTGGTCGGCGGGGTGCTCGTCGGCGAACTCGGCACCGTAGGCGCGCTCGCCCGCGCCTGGGAGGGAGCAGAGCCGCTCCCCTCCGACGGCGCGCCCCTGCTCCACCTGCTCACCAACGACGGAGGCTCCTGA
- a CDS encoding sulfite exporter TauE/SafE family protein translates to MSDISLTMIAVLCLAALAAGWIDAVVGGGGLLLLPALLLGLPSNTPAAYALGTNKAVAIVGTSGAAVTYARKTRVDVRLAVRIGLAALAGSSGGAFLAAGMSTEVLKPVIMVVLIAVAAFVILRPAFGTAPATGPATRRQILTAIGLAGVGIGFYDGLIGPGTGTFLVLTLTAILHLDLVAASATAKIINCCTNAGALATFAWQGTVLWQLAALMALFNLAGGTLGAHTALKKGSGFVRVVLLTVVFALVANMAYEQWVA, encoded by the coding sequence ATGTCCGACATATCGCTGACCATGATCGCCGTCCTGTGCCTCGCCGCCCTCGCGGCAGGCTGGATCGACGCCGTGGTCGGCGGCGGCGGGCTCCTGCTCCTGCCCGCACTGCTGCTGGGCCTGCCCTCGAACACCCCCGCCGCCTACGCTCTCGGCACCAACAAGGCGGTCGCGATCGTCGGCACCTCGGGCGCCGCGGTGACCTACGCCCGCAAGACCCGGGTCGACGTCCGCCTGGCCGTCCGCATCGGCCTCGCGGCGCTGGCCGGATCGTCCGGCGGGGCCTTCCTCGCGGCCGGGATGAGCACCGAGGTGCTCAAGCCGGTGATCATGGTGGTGCTGATCGCGGTCGCCGCCTTCGTGATCCTGCGCCCCGCCTTCGGCACCGCCCCGGCGACCGGCCCGGCCACCCGCCGCCAGATCCTCACCGCGATCGGACTCGCGGGCGTCGGCATCGGCTTCTACGACGGACTCATCGGCCCGGGCACCGGCACCTTCCTGGTCCTGACCCTCACCGCGATCCTCCACCTCGACCTGGTCGCCGCCTCCGCCACCGCGAAGATCATCAACTGCTGCACGAACGCGGGCGCGCTGGCGACCTTCGCGTGGCAGGGCACGGTGCTGTGGCAGCTGGCGGCGCTGATGGCCCTGTTCAACCTGGCGGGCGGGACGCTCGGTGCCCATACGGCGCTGAAGAAGGGGAGCGGGTTCGTCCGGGTCGTGCTGCTGACGGTGGTGTTCGCGCTGGTGGCGAACATGGCGTACGAGCAGTGGGTGGCCTAG
- a CDS encoding NAD(P)-dependent oxidoreductase, which translates to MTDNASPMPLTLLGTGAMGTALGRAWLAAGHPVTVWNRTPARTAALAAEGATVASSAAAAVAANRLVIACLLDDDSLGEALAGADLTGRDLVNLTTGTPAEGRARAAWAEERGARFVDAGIMAVPPMIGSPDSGAYVFYSGSAGLFEEHRETLAVPAGTAWVGADPGFAALHDVALLSAMTGMFAGVFHAFSLVRREDIAPKEFAGLLQGWLTAMAHTVHNTADQLESEDFTKNVVSNLAMQTAGNATLLRTAQEQGVSPELLTPYMALMERLLAQGRGEEDTTGMVDLLLRQGS; encoded by the coding sequence ATGACTGACAACGCCTCTCCGATGCCCCTCACCCTGCTCGGCACCGGCGCCATGGGCACCGCCCTCGGCCGTGCCTGGCTCGCCGCCGGACACCCCGTGACCGTCTGGAACCGCACCCCCGCCCGCACCGCGGCACTGGCCGCCGAAGGGGCGACCGTCGCGAGCAGTGCCGCCGCCGCGGTGGCCGCCAACCGGCTGGTGATCGCCTGTCTCCTCGACGACGACTCCCTCGGCGAGGCCCTCGCCGGGGCCGACCTCACCGGCCGGGACCTGGTGAACCTCACCACCGGCACCCCGGCCGAGGGCCGCGCCCGTGCCGCCTGGGCCGAGGAGCGCGGAGCGCGGTTCGTGGACGCCGGGATCATGGCCGTACCGCCGATGATCGGCAGCCCGGACTCCGGGGCGTACGTCTTCTACAGCGGCTCCGCCGGGCTGTTCGAGGAGCACCGGGAGACCCTCGCCGTCCCGGCCGGAACCGCTTGGGTCGGCGCCGATCCGGGCTTCGCCGCGCTGCACGACGTGGCCCTGCTCAGCGCCATGACCGGCATGTTCGCGGGGGTCTTCCACGCCTTCTCACTGGTGCGCCGGGAGGACATCGCGCCGAAGGAGTTCGCGGGGCTGCTCCAGGGCTGGCTCACCGCGATGGCCCACACCGTGCACAACACCGCCGACCAGCTGGAGAGCGAGGACTTCACGAAGAACGTCGTCTCCAACCTCGCCATGCAGACGGCGGGCAACGCCACGCTGCTGCGCACGGCACAGGAGCAGGGGGTGAGTCCGGAACTGCTGACGCCGTACATGGCGCTCATGGAACGGCTGCTCGCGCAGGGACGGGGCGAGGAGGACACGACGGGGATGGTCGACCTCCTGCTTCGACAGGGAAGCTAG
- a CDS encoding winged helix-turn-helix transcriptional regulator — protein MATARRPGSYHCGIDAAMDVIGGKWKVLILWELSVRPHRFGELRRALPGVTEKVLAAHLRELEADGIVHREEYEEVPPRVEYSLTPKGVSLNAALEPLGAWGKRNILGTSPAAGEVREDDDVALIARGA, from the coding sequence ATGGCGACGGCGCGACGGCCGGGGTCGTACCACTGCGGGATCGACGCGGCGATGGACGTGATCGGCGGCAAGTGGAAGGTGCTGATCCTGTGGGAGCTCTCGGTGCGTCCGCACCGGTTCGGGGAGCTGCGCCGCGCGCTGCCGGGCGTCACGGAGAAGGTGCTCGCCGCCCACCTGCGCGAGCTGGAGGCCGACGGCATCGTGCACCGCGAGGAGTACGAGGAGGTGCCGCCGCGGGTGGAGTACTCCCTGACCCCGAAGGGCGTCAGCCTCAACGCCGCGCTGGAACCGCTGGGCGCGTGGGGCAAGCGGAACATCCTGGGCACCTCACCGGCTGCCGGTGAGGTGCGCGAAGACGACGACGTTGCCCTGATAGCCCGTGGCGCGTGA
- a CDS encoding class F sortase: protein MRRYSDAATAAVTVVALCSGAWLLHSGAERHAPPQPSAAQAHADPADRQPSAAPALPPSPPDHVRIPSIRVDAPLTGLGLTPSGSLDVPPAEQKNLAGWYESGTTPGEKGTAIVAGHVDNAEGPAVFYRLGALKKGSAVEVDRRDGSTAVFTVDSVEVYDARDFPDEKVYGAARRPELRVITCGGGYSRATGYQGNVVVFAHLTGSR from the coding sequence GTGCGCAGGTACAGCGACGCCGCGACAGCGGCCGTCACGGTGGTGGCCCTGTGCTCCGGTGCCTGGCTGCTGCACAGCGGCGCCGAACGGCACGCCCCGCCGCAGCCCTCCGCCGCCCAGGCGCACGCCGACCCCGCCGACCGGCAGCCGTCCGCCGCGCCCGCGCTGCCGCCCTCCCCACCGGACCATGTCCGCATCCCGTCGATCAGGGTGGACGCCCCCCTCACGGGCCTCGGCCTCACTCCGTCCGGCAGCCTCGACGTGCCGCCCGCCGAGCAGAAGAACCTGGCCGGCTGGTACGAGTCCGGCACCACACCCGGCGAGAAGGGCACCGCCATCGTCGCGGGCCACGTCGACAACGCCGAGGGCCCCGCCGTCTTCTACCGCCTCGGCGCCCTGAAGAAGGGCAGCGCGGTGGAGGTGGACCGGCGCGACGGCTCCACGGCCGTGTTCACGGTCGACTCCGTCGAGGTGTACGACGCCCGGGACTTCCCCGACGAGAAGGTCTACGGCGCGGCCCGCCGCCCCGAGCTGCGGGTGATCACCTGCGGCGGGGGCTACTCACGCGCCACGGGCTATCAGGGCAACGTCGTCGTCTTCGCGCACCTCACCGGCAGCCGGTGA